A region from the Muribaculum gordoncarteri genome encodes:
- a CDS encoding bifunctional metallophosphatase/5'-nucleotidase has translation MILERLLLCGVLMAGGIAVDAEELVILHTNDTHSQIEPNDRDLGGILRRKVLVDSVRAVHDNVLLIDAGDAVQGTLYFTLYGGEVERKMMNALGYDIQILGNHEFDNGMEALAEQWRGVNAERLSTNYDMRGTPLDSLFAPYTIKRYGNSSIGVIALNLDPKGMIADKNAEGIVYLDAIEAANATAWHLKHNEHVDGVIAVTHIGYDTSNPPTPSDIDLAVASKNIDLIIGGHSHTTIDPKSPKAPVFHVVNAVGDTVLVTQTGSRGQYLGEIVVDLPSMKSDYRLLTVDRRLDDRIDRDAASILEPYKAGVERLMGERIGRLDKEMSSSSDLLLNWVADVMLEMGRRLSPDSNVDLSIVNKGGIRRGLPKGDITMGQIMTMLPFDNHLVLLELKGSDLIGAFKVMEHRGGDGVSAGFDWRNIDPERLYRVVTIDYLANGGDYMEPLTHGKITARSDEKLDEVMIKYIVEQKNKTIKYNDNKPRM, from the coding sequence ATGATACTTGAAAGATTGCTATTATGCGGCGTGTTGATGGCCGGTGGCATTGCAGTCGATGCCGAGGAGCTGGTAATACTCCACACCAACGACACGCATAGCCAGATTGAGCCTAACGACCGTGACCTTGGAGGCATACTGCGCCGAAAGGTGCTTGTCGACAGCGTGAGAGCCGTCCATGACAACGTGTTGCTCATCGATGCCGGCGATGCCGTGCAGGGTACGCTCTATTTCACCCTCTATGGCGGCGAAGTCGAGCGCAAAATGATGAATGCTCTCGGATATGACATACAGATATTGGGCAACCATGAGTTTGACAACGGTATGGAGGCTCTTGCCGAGCAGTGGCGCGGCGTGAATGCCGAGAGGCTGTCGACCAATTACGACATGCGCGGCACTCCGCTTGACTCACTATTTGCTCCATATACGATAAAGCGTTATGGCAACAGTTCGATAGGAGTGATTGCGCTGAATCTCGATCCTAAAGGAATGATTGCCGACAAGAACGCCGAGGGAATCGTGTATCTCGATGCCATTGAGGCAGCCAATGCCACGGCATGGCACCTTAAGCATAACGAGCATGTCGACGGGGTTATTGCGGTGACACATATAGGATATGACACAAGCAATCCGCCCACGCCGAGCGATATTGACCTTGCGGTCGCCTCAAAGAATATCGACCTTATAATAGGGGGACACTCTCACACGACAATCGACCCGAAGTCGCCGAAAGCTCCGGTATTTCATGTGGTCAATGCCGTGGGCGACACCGTGCTTGTGACGCAGACCGGAAGTCGCGGACAGTATCTCGGTGAGATTGTCGTAGACCTGCCTTCGATGAAGAGCGACTATCGGCTCCTGACTGTGGACCGTCGCCTTGACGACCGCATAGACCGTGATGCCGCATCGATACTTGAGCCATACAAGGCCGGAGTGGAGCGCCTGATGGGAGAGCGCATAGGACGACTTGACAAGGAGATGTCGTCGAGCAGCGACCTGTTGCTTAACTGGGTGGCCGATGTGATGCTGGAGATGGGCCGCCGATTGTCGCCTGACAGCAATGTGGATCTGTCGATAGTCAATAAAGGCGGAATACGACGCGGACTTCCGAAGGGTGACATTACCATGGGGCAGATAATGACTATGCTGCCATTTGACAACCATCTGGTGCTGCTTGAACTGAAAGGAAGCGACCTGATTGGCGCGTTCAAGGTGATGGAACATCGCGGCGGCGACGGCGTGAGCGCAGGTTTTGACTGGCGTAACATCGATCCGGAACGCCTCTATCGGGTGGTGACAATAGACTATCTTGCCAACGGTGGCGACTACATGGAGCCGCTGACTCATGGAAAAATCACAGCCCGCAGCGATGAAAAGCTTGACGAAGTGATGATAAAATATATCGTTGAACAGAAAAACAAGACAATAAAATACAATGACAACAAGCCGCGAATGTAA
- a CDS encoding glycoside hydrolase family 3 N-terminal domain-containing protein, whose product MKRVLIIMSLLVATAFHVGAVQPKLLSHSKGGDCDAWVDSVFSSLTMEQRVGQLVVPVVDPTHIATAKQVIYRYVKTEGVGGLLFSKGSIDQYATLIDYAQSIAKVPLMITLDGEWGLSMRVPGTTRFPYNMGLGAIADENLLYDYGREVARQCKLMGITVNFAPVLDVNSNPDNPVIGYRSFGEDADRVARLGIAYSRGLEDGGVMSVSKHFPGHGDTSVDSHKSMPTIDHSVEVMRDVDLMPFRRYIDDGLSGVMVGHLNVPSLDSTGVPASMSHRIITDLLKKDMGFRGMVFTDALAMKGAIVGENNCVAALMAGADVLLSPSSVKGDIAAVLAAVKSGKISENSINERCRKMLEYKYALGLSTGHKAVSSASLKGKLNSPEADAVNRKLVSAMITCVSNDNDLLPVRDIDRKSIAVVNIGEGKGNTFTRYCGKYADVDAYGTIGAFTATQIASIEKHDIVIAAVYNDKSTSVNALKQLKGCSGLVTVFFMNPYKMSKFAPLDSKALLLVGENGELAQEYGAQAVFGGIRVNGSLPVNVKGIAPLGACVGLVKTRLGYTSPTAIGFDSSLDKRVDSLVNVGLRTGAFPGCQVLVAKDGNVVIDRSYGYVDAAKTRRVNDSTMYDIASVSKVAGTLPGLMLAYDEGLYKLDDPVSKYVEGLKSGDKSDITIRQMLLHESGLPASLSIPGIVMDTATYKGRLIAYRQRGANTIKISRGVYGNNTARMRKDITSASESKDFPMKIGQGVYVGAATRDTLMQRIFDSKLRQSKNYLYSDLNFALLMAMEEKLTGEKHDEFVEKRVYGPIGATRTCYVPLAKNHKASEIAPTEKDNFLRRQTVHGYVHDELAAFSGGVQGNAGLFSTANDLGKLCQMWLNDGNYGGRQIMSPSTVKMFTTTKSKKSRRWLGFDGPDTENEAKTPTAPDASASTYGHIGFTGTCFWVDPDNGLIYVFLCNRVNPSRDNSAFTRLNIRPAIMSAVYDAMK is encoded by the coding sequence ATGAAGAGAGTGCTTATAATAATGTCGTTGCTTGTGGCAACGGCTTTTCATGTAGGTGCGGTGCAGCCTAAACTGTTGTCGCACAGCAAAGGCGGCGATTGCGATGCATGGGTGGACTCGGTGTTTAGTTCGCTGACAATGGAGCAGCGTGTCGGACAACTTGTAGTGCCTGTGGTCGACCCGACGCACATCGCCACCGCCAAACAGGTGATATACCGTTATGTTAAGACCGAAGGAGTGGGCGGCTTGTTGTTCAGCAAAGGAAGCATAGACCAATATGCAACGTTGATCGACTATGCGCAGTCGATAGCCAAGGTTCCGTTGATGATAACTCTCGACGGAGAGTGGGGACTGTCAATGAGAGTTCCGGGAACTACACGCTTCCCTTATAATATGGGCCTTGGTGCCATTGCCGATGAGAACCTGCTCTATGACTACGGTCGTGAAGTGGCTCGTCAGTGCAAATTGATGGGTATAACGGTCAATTTCGCCCCTGTGCTTGATGTGAATTCCAATCCCGATAATCCGGTTATAGGCTATCGGTCGTTTGGTGAGGATGCCGACCGTGTGGCACGACTTGGAATCGCTTATTCGCGAGGACTTGAGGATGGAGGCGTCATGTCGGTGTCGAAGCATTTCCCGGGACATGGCGACACTTCGGTCGACTCCCATAAGTCGATGCCTACGATTGATCACAGCGTCGAGGTGATGCGCGATGTCGACCTCATGCCGTTCCGCCGTTACATCGATGACGGCCTGTCGGGGGTGATGGTGGGACACCTTAACGTGCCGTCGCTCGACTCCACGGGTGTGCCTGCATCGATGTCACATCGCATAATCACCGATTTGCTGAAAAAGGACATGGGATTTCGCGGCATGGTGTTTACCGATGCACTTGCCATGAAAGGGGCCATAGTTGGCGAGAATAATTGTGTGGCGGCATTGATGGCTGGTGCCGATGTGCTGCTCTCACCGTCGTCGGTCAAGGGTGACATTGCAGCTGTTTTGGCGGCGGTAAAGTCGGGTAAGATATCGGAAAACTCAATCAATGAACGTTGTCGCAAGATGCTCGAATATAAATATGCACTTGGACTTTCGACGGGTCACAAGGCAGTAAGCAGCGCTTCGTTGAAGGGCAAACTCAACTCACCTGAGGCCGATGCTGTAAATCGCAAGCTCGTATCGGCCATGATAACGTGTGTCAGCAATGATAATGATCTGCTTCCGGTGCGTGACATTGACCGTAAATCGATAGCTGTTGTAAATATAGGAGAGGGCAAGGGGAATACGTTCACCCGCTATTGTGGAAAGTATGCCGATGTCGATGCTTACGGAACAATCGGAGCATTCACTGCGACGCAGATAGCATCGATCGAGAAGCATGACATAGTCATCGCGGCTGTATATAACGACAAGTCGACCTCGGTTAATGCGCTTAAGCAGCTCAAAGGTTGTTCGGGATTGGTGACGGTGTTCTTCATGAACCCCTACAAGATGTCGAAATTTGCGCCGCTTGACAGCAAGGCATTGTTGCTCGTAGGTGAAAACGGTGAACTTGCACAGGAATACGGAGCGCAAGCGGTGTTTGGAGGCATTCGCGTAAACGGTTCGCTCCCCGTGAATGTAAAGGGCATTGCACCATTGGGAGCATGTGTAGGGCTTGTCAAGACACGTCTTGGCTACACCTCGCCGACTGCTATTGGATTTGACTCATCGCTTGACAAGCGTGTTGATTCGCTCGTGAATGTGGGATTGCGTACGGGTGCATTCCCCGGATGTCAGGTGCTTGTGGCAAAGGACGGTAATGTTGTAATCGACCGTAGTTACGGATATGTGGATGCCGCAAAGACCCGTAGAGTCAATGATTCGACAATGTATGACATTGCATCGGTGAGTAAGGTCGCAGGCACGTTGCCGGGACTTATGCTCGCCTACGACGAAGGTCTTTATAAACTCGACGATCCGGTATCGAAATATGTAGAAGGACTTAAATCGGGCGATAAAAGTGATATAACCATAAGGCAGATGCTCCTTCATGAAAGCGGATTGCCTGCATCATTGAGCATCCCCGGAATCGTAATGGATACGGCGACTTATAAGGGACGGTTGATTGCTTATCGCCAGCGAGGAGCCAACACAATAAAAATATCGCGAGGTGTCTATGGAAACAACACGGCTCGAATGCGCAAGGACATCACTTCGGCTTCGGAGAGCAAGGATTTCCCGATGAAGATAGGGCAGGGTGTATATGTGGGCGCGGCTACACGTGACACTCTCATGCAGCGAATTTTCGACTCAAAGCTACGTCAATCCAAAAACTACCTATATTCCGACCTCAATTTCGCCTTGCTCATGGCAATGGAGGAGAAGCTTACGGGCGAAAAGCATGACGAGTTTGTGGAGAAGAGAGTGTATGGCCCGATAGGGGCAACACGCACCTGCTATGTCCCGCTTGCCAAGAATCACAAGGCATCGGAAATCGCGCCTACCGAAAAGGATAACTTTTTGCGTCGTCAAACGGTACATGGTTACGTGCATGATGAACTTGCCGCTTTTTCGGGGGGAGTACAGGGAAATGCCGGACTGTTTTCGACCGCCAACGATCTCGGCAAATTGTGTCAGATGTGGCTTAACGACGGAAATTACGGAGGCCGGCAGATAATGTCGCCTTCAACGGTGAAGATGTTTACGACGACCAAGAGCAAGAAATCGCGCCGCTGGTTGGGATTTGACGGCCCTGACACGGAAAACGAGGCGAAGACACCGACAGCGCCTGACGCTTCGGCATCGACCTATGGGCACATCGGATTTACCGGCACATGCTTCTGGGTTGATCCCGATAACGGACTGATATATGTGTTTCTCTGCAACCGTGTAAATCCGTCGCGTGACAACAGTGCGTTTACCCGCCTTAACATACGCCCGGCTATAATGAGTGCGGTATATGATGCCATGAAATAG
- the trxA gene encoding thioredoxin yields the protein MSEFIDIIKDSKPTLVDFFATWCGPCKMMHPILEQLKDKLGDSVTIVKIDVDKNQALAQEYRVMSVPTLIIFKDGEVKWRAAGVHTAADLEAKLKEMA from the coding sequence ATGAGCGAATTTATTGATATTATCAAAGATAGCAAGCCGACATTGGTCGACTTCTTTGCTACATGGTGTGGCCCTTGTAAAATGATGCATCCTATTCTTGAGCAGTTGAAGGATAAACTTGGCGACTCGGTGACCATAGTCAAGATCGATGTCGACAAGAATCAGGCTCTCGCCCAGGAGTATAGGGTTATGTCGGTGCCTACGCTCATCATCTTCAAGGACGGAGAGGTGAAGTGGAGAGCAGCAGGTGTACACACAGCCGCCGACCTTGAGGCAAAGCTTAAGGAGATGGCATGA
- the nfo gene encoding deoxyribonuclease IV, with protein MKRIGAHVSAGGGVENAPVNAVGIGADAFALFTKNQRQWVAKALTDDSINLFKGRVKESGLETRYILPHDSYLINLGHPDPEAIAKSRDAFIDEMKRCEQLGLQLLNFHPGSHLNKITVEECLDRVAESINIALGQTSGVTAVIENTAGQGSNIGNRWEHLRYIIDRVDDKSRVGVCIDTCHAFAAGYDLADHYDETFDEFDNIVGFSYLRAFHLNDTKKPLGSRVDRHESIGRGCIGIDFFKRLMADPRFDDMPLILETPDESIWPEEIALLRSFC; from the coding sequence ATGAAACGCATAGGAGCACATGTATCGGCCGGCGGAGGCGTTGAGAACGCACCGGTCAATGCAGTCGGCATCGGCGCTGACGCATTTGCTTTGTTCACCAAAAATCAAAGGCAATGGGTGGCTAAGGCTTTGACCGACGACAGTATCAACCTGTTTAAAGGCCGCGTGAAAGAGAGCGGACTTGAAACACGCTACATATTGCCCCACGACAGTTACCTCATAAATCTCGGACATCCCGACCCGGAAGCAATTGCCAAGAGCCGTGACGCATTCATCGACGAGATGAAACGCTGCGAGCAACTCGGCCTGCAGTTGCTGAATTTCCATCCAGGAAGCCATCTTAACAAAATAACCGTTGAAGAGTGCCTCGACCGTGTGGCCGAATCAATCAATATCGCGCTTGGCCAAACATCGGGTGTGACAGCCGTGATTGAAAACACTGCCGGGCAAGGCAGCAACATAGGCAACCGGTGGGAGCACCTGCGTTACATAATCGACCGCGTCGACGACAAGAGCCGCGTAGGTGTGTGCATCGACACCTGCCATGCGTTTGCCGCAGGATACGACCTCGCCGACCACTATGATGAAACTTTCGATGAATTTGACAACATCGTGGGATTCAGCTATCTGAGGGCATTCCACCTCAACGACACCAAGAAGCCACTCGGAAGCCGTGTCGACCGTCACGAGTCAATAGGCAGGGGATGCATAGGCATCGATTTCTTCAAGCGCCTCATGGCCGACCCGCGATTTGACGACATGCCCCTCATCCTCGAAACACCTGATGAATCAATCTGGCCCGAAGAGATAGCCCTGCTCCGCTCTTTCTGCTGA
- the dapA gene encoding 4-hydroxy-tetrahydrodipicolinate synthase, with product MARINLKGMGVALVTPFKQDKSIDFDALARLLEYQIKSGVDYLVVLGTTAETATLTPDEKHRVRDFVVERVAGRVPLVIGIGGNNTMALVEELRTTDLSPFSAVLSVVPYYNKPSQEGIYQHYCEIAKASPIPVILYNVPGRTGVNMTAETTLRLAAEFDNIIGVKEASGNISQMDDIIKNKRDDFMVISGDDGITFPLITLGAVGVISVIGNAFPREFSRMVRLALQGDYARALTIHHRFTELFSLLFVDGNPAGVKCLLHAMGFIENELRLPLVPTRITTYEKIRKVLESLG from the coding sequence ATGGCCCGAATTAATCTAAAAGGCATGGGTGTGGCTCTCGTCACCCCTTTCAAGCAAGACAAGTCGATTGACTTCGACGCTCTTGCCCGCTTGCTCGAATATCAGATAAAAAGCGGCGTCGACTACCTCGTAGTATTGGGTACGACCGCCGAAACCGCAACTCTCACGCCCGACGAGAAGCATCGGGTGCGTGACTTCGTCGTTGAACGCGTAGCCGGTAGAGTGCCGCTCGTCATTGGAATCGGAGGCAACAACACCATGGCGCTTGTCGAAGAACTGCGCACAACCGACCTATCGCCATTCAGCGCCGTGCTTTCGGTAGTGCCCTACTACAACAAGCCGTCGCAGGAGGGCATATACCAACACTACTGCGAGATAGCAAAGGCATCGCCTATTCCTGTCATATTATATAATGTACCCGGACGCACCGGCGTAAACATGACCGCCGAAACCACACTGCGACTTGCAGCTGAGTTTGACAATATAATAGGAGTAAAGGAAGCGTCGGGCAACATTTCGCAGATGGACGACATCATAAAGAACAAGCGCGACGACTTCATGGTAATCTCGGGAGATGACGGCATCACATTCCCGCTCATAACACTGGGAGCCGTAGGCGTTATCTCGGTTATCGGCAATGCATTCCCCCGTGAATTTTCACGCATGGTGCGACTTGCGCTTCAAGGTGATTATGCACGCGCCCTCACTATTCATCACCGATTCACCGAATTATTCAGCCTGCTGTTTGTCGACGGAAATCCGGCAGGAGTAAAATGCCTACTGCATGCCATGGGATTCATCGAAAACGAACTTCGACTCCCACTCGTGCCCACACGCATCACCACTTACGAAAAGATACGCAAGGTGCTTGAAAGCCTTGGCTGA
- a CDS encoding NADP-specific glutamate dehydrogenase, whose translation MKATEVLDDLKRRFPNEPEYLQAVEEVITTIEDAYNEHPEFDRYNLIERLCIPDRIFSFRVSWVDDKGKVQNNMGYRIQHNNAIGPYKGGIRFHSSVNQSILKFLAFEQTFKNSLTTLAMGGGKGGSDFSPRGKSDMEVMRFCQAFIEELWRHIGPDTDVPAGDIGVGGREVGYMYGMYKKMSREFTGTFTGKGLEFGGSLIRPEATGYGNVYFLLNMLATRGIDIKDKVVAISGSGNVATYTAKKLLELGAKVVTMSDSDGCIYVPEGLTKEQLDYIFKLKNEYRGRIREFAEEYGCEYVEGGRPWVYKCDIAMPSATQNELDGDDARTLLANGCIAVSEGANMPSTPEAIKEFLKARILYAPGKAANAGGVSVSGLEMAQNSQKLSWSSEEVDEKLKGIMANIHGQCEKYGKEPDGYVNYVKGANVAGFMKVARAMMAQGIL comes from the coding sequence ATGAAAGCAACTGAAGTATTGGACGACCTGAAGCGTCGCTTTCCCAATGAACCTGAATATCTTCAGGCAGTAGAAGAAGTAATCACAACAATCGAGGATGCATATAACGAGCATCCCGAGTTTGACCGCTACAACCTGATTGAGCGTCTATGTATTCCCGATCGTATTTTCTCATTCCGTGTATCGTGGGTTGATGATAAGGGAAAAGTGCAAAACAATATGGGATATCGTATTCAGCACAATAACGCCATTGGTCCGTACAAGGGAGGTATACGCTTCCACTCATCAGTAAATCAGTCGATTCTTAAGTTCCTTGCTTTTGAACAGACTTTCAAGAACTCGCTTACTACACTCGCAATGGGTGGCGGTAAAGGTGGTTCCGACTTCTCGCCTCGAGGAAAGAGCGACATGGAGGTTATGCGCTTCTGCCAGGCCTTCATCGAAGAGCTTTGGCGTCATATCGGTCCTGACACCGATGTGCCTGCTGGTGACATAGGTGTAGGCGGTCGTGAAGTAGGTTATATGTATGGTATGTATAAGAAGATGTCGCGTGAGTTTACCGGAACATTCACCGGCAAGGGCCTTGAATTTGGCGGCTCTCTTATCCGTCCTGAGGCAACCGGTTACGGTAACGTTTACTTCCTGCTCAATATGCTTGCTACACGCGGCATCGATATTAAGGATAAGGTAGTGGCAATATCGGGTTCGGGCAACGTGGCCACCTATACAGCCAAGAAGCTTCTTGAGCTTGGTGCTAAGGTTGTGACAATGAGCGACTCTGACGGTTGTATCTACGTTCCCGAAGGATTGACCAAGGAGCAGCTTGACTATATATTCAAACTGAAGAATGAATATCGCGGTCGTATCCGTGAATTTGCCGAAGAATACGGTTGCGAATATGTTGAAGGCGGTCGTCCCTGGGTTTACAAGTGTGACATTGCAATGCCGTCGGCAACTCAGAACGAGCTTGATGGTGATGATGCACGCACACTTCTTGCCAACGGCTGTATAGCAGTGAGCGAAGGTGCAAACATGCCTTCTACTCCCGAGGCTATCAAGGAGTTCTTGAAAGCAAGAATTCTCTATGCTCCCGGAAAGGCTGCCAACGCAGGCGGTGTATCGGTATCGGGTCTTGAGATGGCTCAGAATTCACAGAAGCTGTCATGGAGCTCCGAGGAGGTTGACGAAAAGCTTAAGGGCATCATGGCTAACATCCATGGCCAGTGTGAGAAATACGGCAAGGAACCTGACGGCTATGTTAACTACGTGAAGGGTGCCAATGTTGCCGGATTCATGAAGGTGGCACGTGCTATGATGGCACAGGGTATCCTCTAA
- a CDS encoding glycosyltransferase, with translation MMNILIISKYFYPRNSIASFRINAFAKYIRNAGHSVTVIAEGDQDMDTEWNGCKVSYVKNKIMTVSYLRDKIKRRKRWTVRRITASLLNRIFLDYNLFWGFRVFKKANKLFKENRYDVVLSSYMPISPHLAALNLQLVGHKFFWIADMRDEMSKHPYFSKKYKSAYIAIYERLFLKNADLVLSVSKPILDDFRKMHSSSNYLEVRNGYDYEEVYDVNFQSKFTMGYIGQFYDKIKPDNWFHAFSELISEGRIPKDSIIKIIGNNMKIKIPDNIINNVFEIESVPHDEAIRISTTEVDVLVMIHPLGRKGVYSGKIFDYLATNKPILALYDPDDVVGDLLRETRAGFTVKESDIEGIKSMILKCYSIWKNREVLPRDWNKIKQCRRFNQTKILLDYLSEHLPNQ, from the coding sequence ATGATGAATATTCTGATTATAAGCAAATACTTCTATCCAAGAAATAGTATTGCCTCATTTCGTATAAATGCATTTGCAAAGTATATAAGAAATGCAGGACATTCTGTCACTGTAATTGCCGAAGGTGATCAAGACATGGATACTGAATGGAACGGTTGCAAAGTAAGTTATGTTAAGAACAAGATAATGACCGTATCGTATCTTCGAGATAAAATTAAAAGACGAAAGCGATGGACGGTGCGTAGAATAACTGCGTCATTACTGAACAGAATATTTTTGGATTATAACCTGTTTTGGGGATTCCGAGTTTTTAAAAAGGCCAATAAATTATTTAAAGAGAATAGATATGATGTAGTGCTAAGTTCTTATATGCCTATATCACCGCATCTAGCGGCCTTGAATTTGCAGTTAGTTGGTCACAAATTTTTTTGGATTGCAGATATGAGGGATGAAATGTCAAAACATCCATATTTTAGTAAAAAATATAAATCGGCATATATTGCAATTTATGAACGTCTATTTTTGAAAAATGCCGACCTTGTGCTATCTGTTTCAAAACCCATATTGGATGACTTTAGGAAAATGCATAGTAGTAGCAATTATTTGGAAGTCAGAAATGGATATGATTATGAAGAAGTGTATGATGTGAATTTCCAATCAAAGTTCACTATGGGTTATATCGGACAATTCTATGATAAAATTAAGCCGGATAACTGGTTTCATGCTTTTTCAGAATTGATATCCGAAGGGCGGATTCCAAAAGACAGTATTATAAAAATTATAGGGAATAATATGAAAATTAAAATCCCTGACAATATCATTAATAATGTATTTGAGATTGAATCGGTTCCACATGATGAAGCTATACGTATATCTACAACTGAAGTTGATGTATTGGTAATGATTCATCCTTTAGGGCGAAAAGGTGTTTATTCAGGTAAGATATTTGATTATCTTGCAACAAATAAACCAATATTGGCATTATACGATCCTGATGATGTAGTCGGCGATTTGCTTAGAGAAACAAGAGCTGGATTTACTGTAAAAGAATCAGATATTGAAGGCATTAAAAGCATGATTCTTAAATGTTATTCAATTTGGAAAAATAGAGAGGTATTACCTCGGGATTGGAACAAGATAAAACAGTGTCGACGCTTTAACCAAACCAAGATTCTACTTGATTATCTTTCGGAACATTTGCCAAATCAATAG